The Fictibacillus phosphorivorans genomic sequence TTACTATGTACTTTCATTCAGATTGTAATGTGGTGCGGTTATTCGATTGTACTTTTTCTATCACATCATGACCATAATTTTTATGAAACAATATTAATGTTGATGTTTGGGTATTTCAACTTTTTAGTAGCGCAGCGTTTAAACATTAACAAATCAGTTGCTTTAAACATGACAATATCATTAACCCTTATATATGTGACAGGTAAAATGATAATTGGATAGGTCCTAACTATTGTATGTTAATCATGAATGTATGTTGATTTTCTCCTCAATTGAAAGGTAAAGGTCAATCGGTTCATTCGACCTTAATAAAAAGATGAATGGCTAAGAAGAGGCCTTCTTTACCATTCATCTATTTGAGGACTACATCCAAAGAGCAATATGAAATATCATCAACAATCCTATTTTAATTTTGTCTCCTCAGAAAGTGCCTTTTTAAGAGAGATCATCATAAAGATTAGTACAAATGCAAACGGAAACGCTGCAATGATTGATGCGGTTTGTAACCCTTCTAATCCACCCGTGTACAAAAGGATAGATGCAGAAGCAGCTATAACGATTCCCCAGATGAATTTAGTCATAGAAGAAGGGTTTAAACGACCATCGCTAGTCTGCATACCTAAGACGAACGTAGCAGAATCTGCTGATGTAATAAAAAACGTACTGATTAAGAAAATAGCCAAGAGCGACATGATCGTTCCGAACGGAAGATGTTCAAACAGTGCAAAAAGAGCTACCTCTGTACCTTTATCCGAAATGATTTTGTTCAGACCAACATTATTAAAGATTTCTAAATGTAGAGCTGCTCCTCCAAAAATGGAAAACCAGAGTGCACCAAAAACAGTTGGGACGAGCAATACACCCATAATGAATTCACGAATGGTTCTACCCTTCGATACGCGAGCTATAAATGTACCGACGAATGGTGCCCATGCGATCCACCAAGCCCAATAAAAGACTGTCCAGCCTTGAATCCAGCCTGCTTCACTAGGTCTGAATGGACTGAGTTTTAAGCTCATGCTAGGAAGGTATTGCAGGTAGTTCCCAAGAGATTGTACGAATACATCCATGATGAAGTTCGTAGAAGACGCGAAAAGCAAGAACGCCATGAGTAGAACAGCTACAATAATGTTCAAGTTACTTAAATATTTTATTCCTTTGTTTAACCCTGTTTGAGCAGAAAGAGTGAATAAAACAGTAACGATGGCGATGATAATCAATTGTGTGGTGAAGTTATTTGAGATGTCTGTTAAGTAAGAAACACCACCACTAATTTGAACAGCACCAAGTCCTAAAGAAGTTGCAACTCCAAAGATCGTGGCAAAAACTGCAACAATATCGATCGTTTTACCGATCGGTCCATGAACTCTGTCTCCCAATAATGGAGTGAAGATGGCACTGATCAATCCTGGTGCGCCTTTTCTAAATTTAAAATAAGCAAGGGACAATCCGATTAACGTGTAAATTCCCCACGGGTGC encodes the following:
- a CDS encoding glycine betaine uptake BCCT transporter — its product is MKKQPNIVFIVSLIISVVFVIIGSLFPTEFQAKATVIQNFLQEKFGWFYLLSATSFLIFVLYLAFSKYGKIKLGEPDDKPEYSTITWFAMLFSAGMGIGLVFWGVAEPISHFYTPPSGEGGNAASAQAALRYSFFHWGLHPWGIYTLIGLSLAYFKFRKGAPGLISAIFTPLLGDRVHGPIGKTIDIVAVFATIFGVATSLGLGAVQISGGVSYLTDISNNFTTQLIIIAIVTVLFTLSAQTGLNKGIKYLSNLNIIVAVLLMAFLLFASSTNFIMDVFVQSLGNYLQYLPSMSLKLSPFRPSEAGWIQGWTVFYWAWWIAWAPFVGTFIARVSKGRTIREFIMGVLLVPTVFGALWFSIFGGAALHLEIFNNVGLNKIISDKGTEVALFALFEHLPFGTIMSLLAIFLISTFFITSADSATFVLGMQTSDGRLNPSSMTKFIWGIVIAASASILLYTGGLEGLQTASIIAAFPFAFVLIFMMISLKKALSEETKLK